The Deinococcus arcticus genome has a segment encoding these proteins:
- a CDS encoding nitrilase-related carbon-nitrogen hydrolase — translation MLPRTVRAVAVQPQWHATDFISAPRFRRWLRAQLNAARPHLAPDRPNLVVLTELNGLPLVLRGGGWALRLGTFQRVALALFVARLPRTLPLLLRERVSPVRALQLATIDENAALYLHTCRELAREFGVYLCCGSAPMPRYERVGAQLRRVPGVLTNQTVLFGPQGDLIGTADKVHLTPDEEAGGVDLSPGQLEELRVFPTPAGDLGVAISLDAFRADVIGRLEAQGCTVLLQPDANGSPWTAREGLPPDPENVRDQPVAWLESSWQVTATSPQIRYAVNPMVVGNLLDLTFDGQSAITGPADEAPQPRSYVMTAPRPGFLALAPWVGEGAHKTLRELGAQRAAGSGHPEENAYHTAVLSADLTLPPQTRPQPPATPHEEALRALLRGEARPSRHAGAWLPLALAAVALWGWRRRR, via the coding sequence ATGCTTCCCCGCACCGTTCGCGCCGTGGCTGTGCAGCCCCAGTGGCACGCCACCGATTTCATCTCGGCCCCGCGCTTTCGCCGCTGGCTGCGCGCGCAGCTGAATGCGGCCCGGCCGCACCTTGCGCCGGACCGGCCCAATCTGGTCGTGCTGACCGAACTCAACGGCCTGCCGCTGGTGCTGCGTGGTGGGGGCTGGGCGCTGCGGCTGGGCACCTTCCAGCGGGTGGCGCTGGCGCTGTTTGTGGCCCGGCTGCCGCGCACCCTGCCGCTGCTGCTGCGCGAACGGGTTTCGCCGGTGCGGGCGCTGCAACTGGCGACCATAGACGAGAACGCGGCGCTGTACCTGCACACCTGCCGCGAGCTGGCGCGCGAGTTCGGTGTGTACCTGTGCTGCGGGTCGGCCCCCATGCCGCGCTACGAGCGCGTGGGCGCCCAGCTGCGCCGCGTGCCCGGGGTGCTGACCAATCAGACCGTGCTGTTTGGCCCCCAGGGCGACCTGATCGGCACCGCCGACAAGGTGCACCTGACTCCGGATGAAGAGGCAGGTGGAGTGGACCTGAGCCCCGGGCAGCTGGAGGAGCTGCGCGTGTTTCCCACGCCGGCCGGGGACCTGGGCGTGGCCATCAGCCTGGACGCCTTCCGGGCCGATGTGATTGGCCGCCTGGAGGCGCAGGGCTGCACGGTGCTGCTGCAGCCCGACGCCAATGGCTCGCCCTGGACCGCCCGCGAGGGCCTGCCGCCGGACCCCGAAAACGTGCGCGACCAGCCGGTGGCGTGGCTGGAGAGCAGCTGGCAGGTGACCGCCACCAGCCCCCAGATTCGCTACGCGGTCAATCCCATGGTGGTGGGCAACCTGCTGGACCTGACCTTCGATGGCCAGAGCGCCATCACTGGCCCCGCCGACGAGGCGCCGCAGCCCCGGAGTTACGTGATGACGGCCCCCCGCCCCGGCTTTCTGGCCCTGGCCCCCTGGGTGGGCGAGGGGGCCCATAAGACCCTGCGAGAACTGGGCGCGCAGCGCGCAGCGGGGAGCGGCCACCCGGAGGAAAACGCCTATCACACGGCTGTGCTGAGCGCCGACCTGACGCTGCCCCCACAGACCCGGCCCCAGCCCCCCGCCACCCCCCACGAAGAAGCTCTGCGCGCCCTGCTGCGCGGTGAGGCGCGGCCCTCCCGGCACGCGGGGGCCTGGCTGCCCCTGGCACTGGCGGCGGTGGCCCTGTGGGGCTGGCGCCGCAGGCGTTGA
- a CDS encoding 5-oxoprolinase subunit B family protein, with protein sequence MSGAAPTFTPLGDAALVVYTPQARALVSRLTQQPPPGLLDAVPALGQVTLLFDPLRTDAGPLAQAVRRLLATGSAEPAHPGRRLTIAVTFGGPDLPWCAAHAGLSEAAFIQALCAAPLEVAFVGFTPGFAFLTGLPPGLQMPRLAAPREQVPAGSVALGGPWAGVYPRATPGGWRLVGHTAFQPFDLARAEPVPWRAGDRVRFQDLGAQGG encoded by the coding sequence ATGTCCGGCGCCGCGCCCACCTTCACGCCGCTGGGCGACGCCGCACTGGTGGTTTACACCCCGCAGGCGCGCGCCCTGGTCAGCCGGCTGACCCAGCAGCCGCCCCCCGGTCTGCTGGACGCGGTCCCGGCACTGGGGCAGGTCACGCTGCTGTTTGACCCCCTGCGCACCGACGCCGGGCCCCTGGCGCAGGCAGTGCGCCGCCTGCTGGCCACCGGCTCGGCCGAGCCAGCCCACCCCGGGCGCCGGCTGACCATCGCCGTGACCTTCGGCGGCCCCGATCTGCCCTGGTGCGCGGCCCACGCCGGGCTCAGCGAGGCGGCCTTCATCCAGGCCCTGTGCGCGGCGCCACTGGAGGTGGCCTTTGTGGGCTTTACCCCGGGTTTCGCCTTTCTGACCGGGCTGCCCCCTGGACTGCAGATGCCGCGCCTGGCCGCCCCGCGCGAACAGGTGCCGGCCGGCAGCGTGGCGCTGGGTGGGCCCTGGGCCGGGGTCTATCCGCGCGCCACGCCGGGGGGGTGGCGCCTTGTGGGGCACACGGCGTTTCAGCCCTTCGATCTTGCCCGCGCCGAACCCGTGCCGTGGCGGGCGGGGGACCGGGTGCGTTTTCAGGACCTGGGGGCCCAGGGTGGCTGA
- a CDS encoding biotin-dependent carboxyltransferase family protein gives MADLESPERQGGELEVLRPGLHTTVQDAGRRARALGVPGGGAADGTARRLANALVGNPGAAPGLELTLLGPALRFDAPALISLCGAPFAATLDGAPLPLWRAVAVAAGQTLDVRGAPAGVRAFLAVRGGLLGQEVFGSCATDLRSGFGGLAGRALRAGDRLIWGPALPAPAPRAVPAPGLHTPVGPHHRLRVRPTPDLTPALAASLCGPPFTVSAQADRMGARLSEAVPAPHEPARPSVPNVPGLLQLPPDGRPIVLLPDAGTHGGYPTPLVVIQADHPRLAQLRPGDRVQFEEVSLAAARHALLAQERALRQAETALRHWYARP, from the coding sequence GTGGCTGACCTGGAATCACCCGAACGGCAGGGCGGCGAGCTGGAGGTGCTGCGTCCCGGGCTGCACACCACCGTGCAGGACGCCGGGCGCCGGGCCCGCGCGCTGGGCGTGCCGGGCGGCGGCGCGGCCGATGGCACAGCGCGGCGGCTGGCCAACGCCCTGGTGGGCAACCCGGGCGCGGCCCCGGGGCTGGAACTCACCCTGCTGGGCCCGGCGCTGCGCTTTGACGCCCCGGCCCTGATCAGCCTGTGCGGCGCGCCATTTGCGGCCACCCTGGACGGCGCACCGCTGCCCCTGTGGCGCGCGGTGGCCGTGGCAGCCGGGCAGACGCTGGACGTGCGCGGCGCCCCGGCCGGGGTGCGGGCCTTTCTGGCGGTGCGGGGCGGGCTGCTGGGGCAGGAGGTGTTTGGTAGCTGCGCCACTGACCTTCGCAGCGGCTTCGGTGGGCTGGCGGGCCGCGCCCTGCGCGCCGGGGACCGGCTGATCTGGGGGCCTGCCCTGCCCGCCCCGGCCCCACGGGCTGTGCCCGCGCCCGGGCTGCACACCCCGGTGGGCCCCCACCACCGCCTGCGGGTGCGGCCCACCCCAGACCTGACCCCGGCGCTGGCGGCCAGCCTCTGCGGGCCGCCCTTCACCGTGAGTGCGCAGGCCGACCGCATGGGTGCCCGCCTGAGCGAGGCGGTGCCTGCCCCCCACGAGCCGGCGCGGCCCAGCGTGCCCAACGTGCCGGGGCTGCTGCAACTGCCCCCCGATGGCCGGCCCATTGTGCTGCTGCCCGATGCCGGCACCCACGGCGGCTATCCCACGCCGCTGGTGGTGATTCAGGCTGATCACCCCCGGCTGGCGCAGCTGCGGCCCGGCGACCGGGTGCAGTTTGAAGAGGTGAGCCTGGCCGCCGCCCGACACGCGCTGCTGGCCCAGGAACGGGCGCTGCGGCAGGCCGAGACAGCGCTGCGGCACTGGTACGCCCGCCCATAA
- the pxpA gene encoding 5-oxoprolinase subunit PxpA — translation MQIDLNADLGEGSPHEEAVMAAVTSANIACGGHAGDAATMRDSLRLAARFGVAAGAHPGFPDREGFGRRAMTFAPQDVTAFVREQIEALKAVAAREGVTLAHVKPHGMLYTMAAADPTLARAIAQAAAAAGLPLYFGLAGQDSVMLREARALGLRALGEGFADRGYAPDGQLWPRSQPGALLPRALAVAQGVRLAIQGRVAAISGEEVAVPAQTLCLHGDGAEAAELAGELRAALAAAGVRVAAPLPQA, via the coding sequence ATGCAGATAGACCTGAACGCCGATCTGGGCGAGGGCAGCCCGCACGAGGAGGCCGTGATGGCGGCCGTCACCTCGGCCAACATCGCCTGTGGGGGCCACGCCGGCGACGCGGCCACCATGCGCGACAGCCTGCGCCTCGCGGCGCGCTTTGGGGTGGCGGCGGGCGCCCATCCTGGTTTTCCCGACCGCGAGGGCTTTGGGCGCCGGGCCATGACCTTTGCCCCGCAGGACGTCACGGCCTTTGTGCGCGAGCAGATCGAGGCCCTCAAGGCGGTCGCCGCGCGCGAGGGGGTGACGCTGGCCCACGTCAAGCCCCACGGCATGCTGTACACCATGGCCGCCGCCGACCCCACGCTGGCCCGCGCCATTGCCCAGGCCGCCGCCGCCGCCGGTCTGCCGCTGTATTTCGGTCTGGCGGGCCAGGACAGCGTGATGCTGCGTGAAGCCCGCGCCCTGGGGCTGCGCGCCCTGGGTGAGGGCTTTGCCGACCGGGGATATGCCCCGGACGGGCAGCTGTGGCCCCGCAGCCAGCCGGGCGCCCTGCTGCCCCGCGCCCTGGCCGTGGCCCAGGGGGTGCGCCTGGCCATCCAGGGCCGCGTGGCAGCGATCAGTGGCGAGGAGGTGGCGGTGCCCGCCCAGACCCTGTGCCTGCATGGCGACGGCGCGGAGGCCGCCGAGCTGGCCGGCGAACTGCGCGCGGCCCTGGCGGCGGCGGGGGTGCGGGTGGCCGCCCCCCTCCCCCAAGCATGA
- a CDS encoding GGDEF domain-containing protein: MRRFPRHLLPDLAARRAACPILGGRPLDRRLLSSHVLAVVLLAMLLKLLAMPLDAFEHTTLAVTSALVAGLLALTALTRLPLQVMHGLLLAVAWSYLLSQLWHVLFQVPPAGQLPAMGTLGPWAAVVLASHLWLLGRRDSLPLSLLALGSTAALLAAYVLRVPGAAAQPVVGAGLQLLLAGAVMLVGQHSTARRVTDDLRRDLLGDGHDGRDALTGLPGGAAMKRWLQDAVTHRPEGLGVVVIGLDAPGPDSSSPAEARRLAHVARVLQGALREDDRLGSLGTDQLVLALRATDARAARAICERLRLRVASRPVDGHNVTVTLALAFYSGHRDGLSLLREAEDTLHGAQPGGPNRVVLGPLPRPEPDPTPDQLAQLSPA, from the coding sequence ATGCGCCGCTTTCCCCGCCACCTTCTGCCTGACCTCGCGGCCCGGCGAGCGGCCTGTCCCATTCTGGGGGGACGACCACTGGACCGGCGCCTGCTGAGCAGCCACGTGCTGGCCGTGGTGCTGCTGGCCATGCTGCTCAAGCTGCTGGCCATGCCGCTGGACGCCTTCGAGCACACCACCCTGGCGGTCACGAGCGCCCTGGTGGCGGGCCTGCTGGCCCTGACCGCCCTGACCCGGCTACCGCTGCAGGTGATGCATGGCCTGCTGCTGGCCGTGGCCTGGAGCTACCTGCTGAGCCAGCTGTGGCATGTGCTGTTTCAGGTGCCGCCAGCGGGCCAGTTGCCGGCCATGGGCACCCTGGGCCCCTGGGCCGCTGTGGTGCTGGCCTCACACCTGTGGCTGCTGGGGCGGCGTGACAGCCTGCCCCTGAGCCTGCTGGCGCTGGGCAGCACGGCGGCCCTGCTGGCGGCCTACGTGCTGCGCGTGCCCGGCGCAGCCGCCCAGCCGGTGGTGGGCGCCGGTCTGCAACTGCTGCTGGCCGGCGCCGTGATGCTGGTGGGCCAGCACAGCACCGCGCGCCGGGTCACCGATGACCTGCGCCGCGATCTGCTGGGCGACGGTCACGACGGGCGCGACGCCCTGACCGGCCTGCCGGGGGGCGCCGCCATGAAACGCTGGCTTCAGGACGCCGTGACCCATCGTCCCGAGGGCCTGGGTGTGGTCGTGATTGGCCTGGACGCCCCCGGCCCCGACTCCAGCTCCCCCGCCGAGGCCCGCCGCCTGGCCCATGTGGCCCGCGTGCTGCAGGGCGCCCTGCGCGAGGACGACCGGCTGGGATCCCTGGGCACCGACCAGCTGGTGCTGGCCCTGCGCGCAACTGATGCCCGCGCCGCCCGGGCGATCTGCGAGCGCCTGCGCCTGCGCGTGGCCTCGCGCCCGGTGGACGGCCACAACGTCACGGTGACCCTGGCCCTGGCCTTTTACAGCGGCCACCGCGACGGCCTGAGCCTCCTGCGCGAGGCCGAGGACACCCTGCACGGCGCGCAGCCCGGGGGCCCCAACCGGGTGGTGCTGGGCCCCCTGCCCAGGCCAGAGCCGGACCCCACCCCTGACCAGCTGGCCCAGCTCAGCCCCGCGTAA
- a CDS encoding 50S ribosomal protein L25/general stress protein Ctc, protein MELNAKPRSSQDRLAEGLIPAVAYNKDKNVSFAIDRKAFDRAFRQQSTTGLFDITLEGGETFPALVKTVQMDKRKRAPIHVDFYMVTYGEPVTVSVPVHTKGKSQGEIMGGLVDVVVHNLSVVAPGPRRIPQEIVVDVTKLAIGDHVSAGQIQLPEGVKLAVEEDLVVISVLPPRLSEGEAAAEQQAAQVAGLVAAGEISEEAAAAILEGEATVEEVKAEAAADTAEGESEGTEQNEG, encoded by the coding sequence ATGGAACTGAACGCCAAACCCCGCAGCAGCCAGGACAGACTGGCCGAAGGCCTGATCCCCGCCGTGGCTTACAACAAGGACAAGAACGTGTCCTTTGCCATTGACCGCAAGGCCTTTGACCGCGCCTTCCGCCAGCAGAGCACCACCGGGCTCTTCGACATCACCCTGGAAGGCGGCGAAACCTTCCCCGCGCTGGTCAAGACTGTGCAGATGGACAAGCGCAAGCGCGCGCCCATTCACGTGGACTTCTACATGGTCACCTACGGTGAGCCGGTGACCGTGTCGGTGCCGGTGCACACCAAGGGCAAGAGCCAGGGCGAAATCATGGGCGGCCTCGTGGACGTGGTGGTGCACAACCTGTCGGTCGTGGCCCCCGGCCCCCGCCGCATTCCCCAGGAAATCGTGGTGGACGTGACCAAGCTGGCCATCGGTGACCACGTCAGCGCCGGCCAGATTCAGCTGCCCGAAGGCGTGAAGCTGGCGGTCGAAGAGGACCTTGTGGTGATCAGCGTGCTGCCGCCCCGCCTGTCCGAGGGCGAGGCCGCTGCCGAGCAGCAGGCTGCCCAGGTGGCCGGTCTGGTCGCCGCTGGCGAGATCAGCGAGGAAGCCGCCGCCGCCATTCTGGAAGGCGAGGCCACGGTGGAAGAGGTCAAGGCCGAAGCCGCAGCCGACACCGCCGAAGGCGAGAGCGAAGGCACCGAGCAGAACGAGGGCTGA
- the efp gene encoding elongation factor P, which translates to MISVTELRNGTKVEMDGGLWECLEYSHLKMGRGGAKVVTKFRNMETGSIVDRTFNSGEKLQDIYVEGKKMQYLYKDGADFMFMDMETFEQVTLPPALVGDAAKFMKENTEVEVAMYGDKALNITLPNQVILKIVETDPGVRGDTVSGGTKPAKLETGATVQVPLFVEQDTNVKVDTRTGQYLSRA; encoded by the coding sequence ATGATCAGCGTGACAGAACTGCGCAACGGCACGAAAGTGGAAATGGACGGCGGCCTGTGGGAATGCCTGGAATACTCGCACCTGAAGATGGGCCGGGGCGGCGCCAAAGTGGTGACCAAGTTCCGCAACATGGAAACGGGTTCTATCGTGGACCGCACCTTCAACAGCGGTGAAAAGCTGCAGGACATCTACGTAGAAGGCAAGAAGATGCAGTACCTGTACAAGGACGGCGCCGACTTCATGTTCATGGACATGGAGACCTTCGAGCAGGTGACCCTGCCCCCGGCCCTGGTGGGCGACGCCGCCAAGTTCATGAAGGAGAACACCGAGGTGGAAGTGGCGATGTACGGCGACAAGGCCCTGAACATCACCCTGCCCAACCAGGTCATTCTGAAGATCGTGGAGACGGACCCCGGCGTGCGCGGCGACACTGTCTCCGGCGGCACCAAGCCCGCCAAGCTGGAAACCGGCGCGACCGTGCAGGTGCCGCTGTTCGTGGAACAGGACACCAACGTCAAGGTAGACACCCGCACCGGCCAGTACCTCAGCCGCGCCTGA
- the accB gene encoding acetyl-CoA carboxylase biotin carboxyl carrier protein, with the protein MNPDDLKQILSALTSADVREFALRTGSFDLSLKRGPQAAGPAPLAPPQAPQPLSAPAPAAPTPAAPAPLAETPAPAAAAGAPTPAPEAPAAAPAPTASKGTPVKAPIVGTFYSASSPDAPAYVKVGDTVQAGQVLCIIEAMKLMNEIEAELGGTVREILVKNAEPVEYGQTLFIIE; encoded by the coding sequence ATGAACCCAGATGACCTGAAGCAGATTCTTTCCGCCCTGACCAGCGCCGATGTGCGCGAATTCGCCCTGCGCACCGGCAGCTTTGACCTGAGCCTCAAGCGCGGCCCGCAGGCCGCCGGCCCGGCCCCGCTGGCCCCGCCCCAGGCCCCGCAGCCCCTGAGCGCCCCGGCGCCCGCCGCGCCCACCCCGGCCGCGCCGGCCCCACTGGCCGAGACCCCGGCCCCGGCCGCCGCAGCGGGCGCCCCCACCCCGGCCCCCGAGGCGCCCGCTGCGGCCCCGGCCCCCACCGCCAGCAAGGGCACGCCGGTCAAGGCGCCCATCGTGGGCACCTTCTATTCGGCCAGCAGCCCCGACGCCCCCGCCTACGTAAAGGTGGGCGACACCGTGCAGGCCGGACAGGTGCTGTGCATCATCGAGGCCATGAAGCTGATGAACGAGATTGAAGCCGAACTGGGCGGCACCGTGCGCGAGATTCTGGTGAAGAACGCCGAGCCGGTCGAGTACGGTCAGACGCTGTTCATCATTGAATAA
- the accC gene encoding acetyl-CoA carboxylase biotin carboxylase subunit: MFKKILIANRGEIALRVIRTAREMGVKTVVVYSTADEKSLPVLLADESVCVGPPASNQSYLNIPNILSAALMTGAEAIHPGYGFMAENPDFAEMCREHGIVFIGPTPESMRALGSKAGGREIAAMSNVPVVPGTGVLADTDAALLAAKQIGYPVLLKASAGGGGRGQKVIRTQDELAKGFAQAQEEARLYFGDPAIIMEKFLEEFRHVEVQVMGDGQGHVIHIGERDCSIQRRNQKLIEEAPSTLPDSLRQEILAAGVRLAQHVNYAGAGTLEFIVDRDGNYYFMEMNTRIQVEHCVSEEISGLDFVKLQLEIAAGYGLKLQQEDIVLSGHAIECRLNAEDPDKDFRPAAGKMDDVHFAGGPGVRVDSHAYSGYVIPPHYDSLIGKLIVHHDTREQAIARMKRALEETVIQGPKTTIPLYIKIMDNPFYKRGAVMTNFLKTRMEM; this comes from the coding sequence ATGTTCAAGAAAATCCTGATCGCCAACCGCGGCGAGATTGCCCTGCGCGTGATTCGCACTGCGCGGGAAATGGGCGTCAAGACGGTCGTGGTGTATTCCACTGCCGATGAAAAAAGCCTGCCGGTGCTGCTGGCCGATGAATCGGTGTGTGTGGGGCCGCCCGCTTCCAACCAGTCGTACCTGAACATTCCCAACATCCTCTCGGCCGCGCTGATGACCGGCGCCGAGGCCATTCACCCCGGTTACGGCTTCATGGCCGAGAACCCCGACTTCGCTGAAATGTGCCGCGAGCACGGGATTGTATTTATCGGGCCCACCCCCGAGAGCATGCGCGCCCTGGGCTCCAAGGCCGGCGGGCGCGAGATTGCCGCCATGAGCAACGTGCCGGTGGTGCCGGGCACCGGTGTGCTGGCAGACACCGACGCCGCGCTGCTGGCGGCCAAGCAGATTGGCTACCCGGTGCTGCTCAAGGCCAGTGCGGGCGGCGGCGGGCGCGGCCAGAAGGTCATTCGCACCCAGGACGAACTGGCCAAGGGCTTTGCCCAGGCGCAGGAAGAAGCGCGGCTGTACTTCGGGGACCCCGCGATCATCATGGAGAAGTTCCTGGAAGAATTCCGCCACGTGGAAGTGCAGGTCATGGGCGACGGCCAGGGCCACGTGATTCACATCGGCGAGCGCGACTGCTCCATTCAGCGCCGCAACCAGAAGCTGATTGAAGAAGCGCCCTCCACCCTGCCCGACAGCCTGCGCCAGGAGATCCTGGCCGCCGGGGTGCGCCTGGCCCAGCATGTGAACTATGCCGGAGCCGGCACGCTGGAATTCATCGTGGACCGCGACGGCAATTACTACTTCATGGAGATGAACACCCGCATTCAGGTGGAACACTGCGTCTCCGAGGAGATCAGCGGCCTGGACTTCGTGAAGCTGCAGCTGGAAATCGCCGCCGGCTACGGCCTGAAGCTGCAGCAGGAGGACATCGTGCTCAGCGGGCACGCCATCGAGTGCCGCCTGAACGCCGAGGACCCTGACAAGGACTTCCGCCCGGCGGCCGGCAAGATGGACGACGTGCACTTTGCCGGCGGCCCCGGCGTGCGCGTGGACAGCCACGCCTACAGCGGCTACGTGATTCCGCCGCACTACGACAGCCTGATTGGCAAGCTGATCGTGCACCACGACACGCGCGAGCAGGCCATTGCCCGGATGAAGCGCGCCCTGGAAGAAACGGTGATTCAGGGGCCCAAAACCACCATTCCCCTGTACATCAAGATCATGGACAACCCGTTTTACAAACGCGGCGCGGTGATGACGAACTTCCTGAAAACCCGCATGGAGATGTAA
- a CDS encoding class I SAM-dependent methyltransferase, whose protein sequence is MTRLAARDALLSRLCGRAWPEGALLDVIRPGPFHVLDVGAGDGRLRREAWARGHAGLFVGVDPHPGPGILAGRAEALPFHDATFDLALFVRVLAHLPRPEQALAEARRVLRRGAWITVAEHGPAHLRATWAALGRPATPPRPAPEPTFTITVPVTVTAEDARFLRRTYREPAEVPSHFFPVLDEVQLLVWWR, encoded by the coding sequence ATGACGCGGCTTGCGGCGCGTGACGCCCTGCTCTCTCGCCTGTGCGGGCGGGCATGGCCGGAAGGGGCGCTGCTGGACGTGATACGCCCAGGGCCCTTCCATGTGCTGGATGTGGGGGCGGGCGACGGTCGCCTGCGGCGGGAAGCCTGGGCGCGGGGGCACGCGGGGCTGTTCGTGGGCGTGGACCCGCACCCGGGCCCGGGCATTCTGGCCGGCCGCGCCGAGGCCCTGCCCTTCCACGACGCGACGTTCGATCTGGCCCTGTTCGTGCGGGTGCTGGCGCATCTGCCTCGCCCCGAGCAGGCCCTGGCCGAGGCGCGGCGGGTGCTTCGGCGTGGCGCCTGGATCACGGTGGCCGAACACGGTCCGGCGCACCTGCGCGCCACCTGGGCAGCCCTGGGACGGCCCGCCACTCCCCCTCGCCCGGCGCCAGAACCTACGTTCACCATCACGGTTCCCGTCACCGTCACGGCGGAGGACGCCCGGTTCCTGCGGCGCACATACAGAGAACCGGCGGAAGTACCCTCGCACTTCTTTCCCGTGCTGGACGAGGTGCAACTGCTGGTATGGTGGCGGTGA
- the acs gene encoding acetate--CoA ligase — protein sequence MTQTPTATDHIDAVLHETRVLAPSAEFQARARIGRAEYERRYRQSLDDPDTFWSEVAGELHWFTPWTRVLDWQPPHARWFVGGQTNVAYNALDRQVARGLGDKLAILWEGEDGEVRRYTYAELLREVKRAANALKALGVQKGDRVTLYLPLVPEAAIAMLACARIGAVHSVVFGGFSVSALADRLNDAQSKLLITADAGQRRGALVNLKQGADEAARLTPGLERMLVVCRANCDAPMQEGRDVFWHDALAAASDEHEAEPLDSEHPLFVLYTSGSTGKPKGVLHTTGGYMVGTSLTTQTVFDLQDDDLYWCTADVGWITGHSYSVYGPLLCGASVLMYEGAPNHPDWGRFWQLVEKHRVTILYTAPTAIRSFMRQGDDLPARHDLSSLRLLGSVGEPINPEAWMWYWRVIGGERCPVVDTWWQTETGSIMLTTLPGAFPGKPGSAGLPMFGVEPAIMTHQGEELGPDDGGLLVIKRPWPSMLRTVYGDDERYRKTYWGEIEGVYFAGDGARRDRDGYYTVMGRVDDVLNVSGHRLGTMEIESALVSHPSVAEAAVVGRADDVKGECVVAFVLPQSGLTVDPKALRAHVTREIGALARPDAIYIADALPKTRSGKIMRRFLRQLAAGRAIEGDTSTLEDPGVLDRLAATAPV from the coding sequence ATGACCCAGACCCCCACGGCCACCGACCATATTGACGCGGTGCTGCACGAAACGCGCGTTCTTGCCCCCAGCGCCGAATTTCAGGCCCGCGCCCGCATAGGCCGCGCCGAATACGAGCGCCGCTACCGCCAGAGCCTGGACGACCCGGACACCTTCTGGAGCGAGGTGGCGGGGGAACTGCACTGGTTTACCCCCTGGACCAGGGTGCTGGACTGGCAGCCCCCTCACGCCCGCTGGTTCGTGGGCGGCCAGACCAACGTGGCCTACAACGCCCTGGACCGCCAGGTGGCGCGGGGCCTGGGCGACAAGCTGGCCATTCTCTGGGAGGGCGAGGACGGCGAGGTGCGCCGCTACACCTATGCCGAGCTGCTGCGCGAAGTGAAACGGGCTGCGAATGCCCTCAAGGCCCTGGGGGTGCAGAAGGGTGACCGCGTGACCCTGTACCTGCCGCTGGTGCCCGAAGCGGCAATCGCCATGCTGGCCTGCGCCCGCATCGGCGCGGTGCACAGCGTGGTGTTCGGGGGATTTTCGGTCTCGGCCCTGGCTGACCGCCTCAACGACGCCCAGAGCAAGCTGCTCATCACCGCCGACGCCGGGCAGCGCCGGGGCGCACTCGTGAACTTGAAGCAGGGCGCTGACGAGGCTGCCCGGCTGACCCCGGGCCTGGAAAGGATGCTGGTGGTGTGCCGCGCCAACTGCGACGCGCCCATGCAAGAAGGCCGCGACGTGTTCTGGCACGACGCCCTGGCCGCCGCCAGTGACGAGCACGAGGCCGAGCCGCTGGACAGCGAGCACCCCCTCTTCGTGCTGTACACCTCGGGCAGCACCGGCAAGCCCAAGGGTGTGCTGCACACCACGGGCGGCTACATGGTAGGCACCTCCCTGACCACCCAGACGGTGTTTGACCTGCAAGACGACGACCTGTACTGGTGCACCGCCGATGTGGGCTGGATCACCGGCCATTCCTACAGCGTGTATGGGCCGCTGCTGTGCGGCGCCAGCGTCCTGATGTACGAGGGCGCGCCCAACCACCCCGACTGGGGCCGCTTCTGGCAGCTGGTGGAAAAGCACCGGGTGACCATCCTGTACACCGCGCCCACGGCCATCCGCTCCTTCATGCGCCAGGGCGACGACCTGCCGGCCCGGCACGACCTGAGCAGCCTGCGCCTGCTGGGCTCGGTGGGCGAGCCCATTAACCCCGAAGCCTGGATGTGGTACTGGCGCGTGATTGGCGGGGAGCGCTGCCCGGTGGTGGACACGTGGTGGCAGACCGAGACCGGCTCCATCATGCTGACCACCCTGCCCGGCGCCTTTCCTGGCAAGCCCGGCAGCGCAGGGCTGCCCATGTTCGGCGTGGAGCCTGCCATCATGACCCACCAGGGCGAGGAACTGGGCCCGGACGACGGCGGCCTGCTGGTGATCAAGCGGCCCTGGCCTTCCATGCTGCGCACCGTCTACGGCGACGACGAGCGCTACCGCAAGACCTACTGGGGCGAGATCGAGGGCGTGTATTTTGCCGGCGACGGTGCCCGGCGTGACCGCGACGGCTACTACACGGTCATGGGCCGGGTGGATGACGTGCTGAATGTCAGTGGGCACCGCCTGGGCACCATGGAAATCGAATCGGCCCTGGTGTCGCACCCCAGCGTGGCCGAGGCCGCCGTGGTGGGCCGGGCCGACGACGTGAAAGGCGAGTGCGTGGTGGCCTTTGTGCTGCCCCAGAGCGGCTTGACCGTGGACCCGAAGGCGCTGCGGGCCCACGTGACCAGGGAAATTGGCGCCCTGGCCCGCCCGGACGCCATTTACATTGCCGACGCCCTGCCCAAGACGAGAAGCGGCAAGATCATGCGCCGGTTCCTGCGCCAGCTTGCCGCAGGCCGGGCCATTGAAGGCGACACGAGTACGCTGGAAGACCCGGGCGTGCTGGACCGGCTGGCAGCCACAGCGCCAGTGTAG